AACAACCATTTACCGGCTTTTAATGAAATTTCATCTAATTTTTCAAAGACACTTATCAAACAAACGTTTGGTTTAAATAAATATTGGCATTCTTCTTTGTGGTTCACAAATTTTTAAAAATTGATTAGCTGAATGAAATTTATTGAAAAAACGAAGTTTTGAATGTAACAAATTTTACCTGCTTCAATTTGTGCTGTATTCTCACAAAACTTCTACCTTTGAACTAACGCTGTATTTTTGGTTTTTTCCAAAATTAAATTTTAACAGGCTGTATTTATTTGAATTCACCAAATTTTATCCATGTCAGGAGGTAATATTACAACGACGAGCAAAGCCCAACATCAATATATTAAAAGCTACTATAAGCTTCATGCACATTTGTATGATTTAACCCGATGGGTATTCCTTTTTGGCCGAACTCAAATACTCGAGTTATTGCCTTTTAACTCAAAACAGGAAATTGATATACTGGAAGTTGGGTGTGGAACAGGATATAACCTTAAAAGGCTTGCCCGAATGTATGACAAAGCCAACCTGACCGGTATTGATATTTCTTCGGACATGCTGGCAAAATCTGCCATTAAACTTGCAGGGGTTTCCAACAAAACTATGTTGCTCGAACAACCTTATGGGAAATTAAAGCCCTTGAATCGCAAATTTGATATAATTTTATTCTCCTATTCCTTAAGCATGATCAACCCACAATGGTTAGAAGTCTTAGAACAGGCCTCAGAAGATTTAAAACCAAATGGAGTTATCGCAGTTGTTGATTTTCATCTTAGTACTTTCCCCTTGTTTTGGAGATGGATGCAAGCGCACAATGTTTTAATCGGGGGGCATTTGCTGAATAGATTAAATTTACAATTTTCTCCTTTGGTTAGTCAGATTCATAAAGCCTATTGGGGAGTTTGGGAGTATTTTATTTTTATCGGTAAAAATAAACCTTTGGATTGAAACGATATTTAGTCATCGCCTTATCACTATTTGTCTTTGTTTTAAAAATCAATGGGGTGCAAATAGAATTTTCCAAATTCATACTTACTTAGTTAAATATTTCAAAATCTTTGGCTCAACTAAAATTTAAATTATGAAACATTTTGCTTTTCTGCTTTTTATAACTGTTCTTGTTTTTTCGGTTTCGTGCAATAAAGGCCAAAAAGGTACAAAAACCGTAGATAAGGTACAGAGTACTGACAAGGATAAAGCCTGTATTGATCCTGCGCTAATAAATCCAAATGCACCTTGTACAAAAGAATATGCGCCTGTTTGCGGATGTGACGGAAAAACTTACGGCAACAAATGTATGGCAAAAAATAGCGGGGTTACTTCTTATGTTCCGGGAGAATGTAAGGAAGGTTCAAAAAAACCATGTATTGATCCTAAAAAAATTGACCCCGATGCAGTTTGTATTGCTATGTATGCACCGGTTTGTGGTTGTGACGGTAAAACCTACAGCAATAGTTGTGTTGCCGAAAAAAACGGGGTAACGTCTTACGTTGGGGGGGAATGTGCCAAAAAATAGAACAAAGAAAGAAACGGAATAGCGTCAGTATTTTTGTAAACTATTGAGTTCTTTTCAGGCTGAATTTGCCGTTATTGATGTTGATTAGTTCGCCGGCAGGGTTATGTACAAAATCATACACCTGTCCGTTGAAAGTGCCTTTTATATGTTCACCTACTTTACCATAAGCGGTGATGTGAAAATTCATGTATTTAATATAAAGCACCGTATTGCCTAAAGTAATGCTGAAAAAGCGATCATCAGGAATTTCAAACAAAGGAGGTTGCGGCTCTTCCATAAAATAATACCCCAAAGTATCGTCCGGAAAATAGGCTTCCAGAAAAGCATTTGCATTATCCCATTGTCCTAATGCTTTGACATGCGATAAACCTGTGGTGTCATTATAATATGCTTTTGTAACTATGCTGTTGAAATCGGTAAAGGTTATATATTTGCCATTATAAGCGGAGCCGCCGTTAACCACAAAACTCACTTCTTCTGCGGTTTCGTTAATGATGGGTTGGTCATCATCATCCTCATCTTTACAAGCAGATTGTGAAAAAACAACAAAAAAGACCATCATTAAAAGGGAAAATTTTTTCATTTCAGTTTGTTTTGCAATTTACAACTTAAGAAACGGAAAAACAGGGGTAACGGTTGGTTAAACACTTAAAAATTCTTAAAAACTAAAGATGCAAAATTGTCAATATAACATAGTATGACCCGATATTAAACTTAATACCGGATTAAACAAGTACAAAGGATTTAGATCTTTAACCTTGGTTTTGAGTGATTTATTAAGTATATTTGAAAGGGTACAAGCGGTGTAAACTTAGAAAATTTCCTTTTTCAGTGTAAAATTATAGTTTGTAAAATAAATCTCAATAACCATCTGTTCGAAAATTTGCGGGAATATATCAATCCATATTTTTCTGAAAAAATGAACTATTATCAAGAAAAAATGAAGACTTAATTTCAACTAAAGGCATTTTCACCCAGAAAAAAAAGTCAAACAAAAACAAAAATGAAATAAGAAATGAACCATTTCTTGTTTCATTTACTTTTAAAAAGTCAATTTTCTGTCTTAAGATTAACATTTGAAGGAGTAGAATTATAATTTTTATCTTTTCAATTGAAATTTTTGCCTTTTCAATTGAAATTTTTGCCAGTTAAATTATCATTTTGTTCTTTAAAATGTATTTAGAATTTATTTTTGAAACAAGATTTGGTTCAAATCCAACTTCCTTTTCCTTTAAAATGTCAATTTTATTTGTTTTTGAAACAAGATTTCGCCCTAAATTATACAGTTTTTTTAATAAAATCAGAACAAGGGCAATCAAATTACCAATAGTAGCATCCTTAATCTGATTTGCGCTCCTTCTAAATTGCAATTTTGTTGGTTGATTTTTGAGAGAGGAATTTAAAATTCTGTAACCTAAATTCATTGATTGTTCTACCTATCCGGAACAATACACAGGTTATTCGTCAATAAAGTTTATACTATTTGTCAAATACAATCAACTCCGGAATTTTGAGGATTAGTTGTTTTATCAACCCTGTATGGTTAAAAAAAAGCAACTGAGATAGAGATGTAATTTATATAGACCATACATCTATATCAGGCTTTGAAAATGGTTTAATCAATAAAAGAATGGATTTTTTTAGGATTGCTTTCTTAACAGGCTTACTTGTGATTGTATAGAATTATCACAAAAAAAATGCAAATTGAAACAAAAATAAAATTGGTTTGGTTATTTTTGCTGCCTCTTATCATTAATCGGGGTGTAGCGCAGATGGTAGCGTGCTACGTTCGGGACGTAGAGGTCGCTGGTTCAAGTCCAGTCACCCCGACTTTTTTTTGAAAATGTTGAGATTGCCTCCTTAGCTCAGCGGTAGAGCAGCTCACTCGTAATGAGCAGGTCGTGGGTTCAAATCCCATGGGAGGCTCTTGCGAAAAAAAAGCCGATTGAAAACTACTTTCAATCGGCTTTTTTGTCAGGTGTTTTGGTCTAACATAAATCTAATACCTGACTCCGTTAACCCCAATAATCCCGGCATTCGCAGCATGAAGGTTAAAGTCTTGAACAGTGATTTGTCCGTCAAGGTTAGCATCTGCCGAATAATAACCGTTCAATTCGGCTTGTTGACTCATGTAGGTATTGAAGTCTGAAACGGTTATCACTGCATTGGCATAAAGATCGCCAGCATACATTGCAAACATTGGTATTTCAGGAGTTCCCACATTGACCAATGTCCAATCTCCAAGGGCTACATTGCCCGGATTTGTTAAGTCAATTAACGGGCTGTTACCGATTGAATGTGTTCCGTTGCTCATAATCGCAACATGGTTTCTCGAACGGACAACGATGAAATAACTGCTGTTGGGGTCTGCATTGTAAAAATTAACACCAACATTTCCTCTTACATCCATCAACATTCCATCGTTTCTCAGTAAAGCTGCTCTTCTGTCGGCAATAACATCCGGATATTCTGAATTACGTAGTTCCACCAGCACCCAATCAGTTATTTCAGGAAACATGCTTTGAGGATCTGCAGCGGATTCAGTTCCATTATAATTCCAGGGTGCACCACTAAAAGGTTGAGTTTCGGGCAACCATCCATTTGCACTTAAATCGGTGCGCATAAAACCTAATTGGGGTTCATAAGCGCCCTGTAGCATAATTCTGATGGAAGCAGTCAAATAAGGGAACCTGCAATTGTCAACCACCTGCGCATAAATCTCTTCATAATTGTTATTAACAGCGACAACAATATTTTCAATACAAACTTCATCGTCTGTTAATTCGGAATAATATACCCTGAAAATAGGGGTGGGTTCCAAATATCGGGGAAGGATGTTTTCGTCTTGTGAAAAACCAATTAATAATCCCGAATCATTATGTAAGAAACTGATATTGTATCCGGCATCAGGCACTAAACTTTCGATATTGTCAATAACAATTCCGCCCATTTGGATCTGGTAACCCAAAACATGGGTTAAAGGGTTTAATAAATAGACATCCAAATACCTTAAAGAAGGATTTATTGCACCGATGCTGAAATGAGCCTCTTCCAGAAAATTATAGATATTAAATGTAGCCAGACTGCAAAAATCTCTCCATTCTCCACCGGGATGTGGCAGTTCTGCTTGCTCTCTTACACAAGCATTTACTAAAATTGCATCTGTCAGTGAAATGTTATTGTCAGTATTAGCATCCCGACAGGTTCCAAAGTTCATGGTGCCGTCTATCATCCCGGTTAAATAACTATTAACATCATTTGTTTCTAACTGAAAATTATTATTTAAATCACCGACTTTAAATGGTCCGTTACAAATGCCGGTGCAATCCGGTTGAGCTGCTCCATAGATTTCTCCAAGGCAATCAGTATAAGGGGTACAAGTGCTGACTACACTAACCGAAGCACTGGTAGCACCTTGTGTGATTTGTATGCAGACCTGTGCCCAGTTGTTATTGTAGTTTAATTCATGGCGGCCAAGTTTGTCGGGAGATTGATCCCAGTTGGTTCTTACCACTAAAGTATAAGTACCGGAAGGAACATTGGTGATATCAATCCATTGACAGTTCAATGTGTGGGTATAATAATCACCACATCCGGCGGTAATTCCCTGGTTGCTGCAATTGAATTTAGCTACACCACCTCCGCTACATTCCAAATCCATCACACAAAAACCGTTTTTAAAGCCAACCGGCATGGCAACACCTGCACTGTTATAAAGTATATATTCAGCATAACCTTCATAATGCCAGTGTTGATGGCAAGCATCCCATTCCCATTGAGGGTCGGGCGTTGAAGGAGAAGAGGGGGGAACTCCAATATAGTAATCCTGATTCCCTATGTTTCGGATATGTGTGGTGAAGCGCAAAATTCTTCGGGTACCGTATCCGGCCATACATCCTTCATTAACAAAACAAGTACTGCTATTTGATTTGTTTTGTGCATAAATAGAATTGGCCAAAACATTTGATAAAACAATAAGGTCAGGGCCATCCGGACAGTTAGCATCGGGTTGATACAAACAAGATGAAGGGATGTGTTGGGTGGCTAAGGGTTCATAATTACAAGCAGTGGGATCCATACATCCTACAATTGGGCCCATATACATGACTCCCCATTGAACCGGAGTTCCCTCACAATCGGTATCATCATCGCCAATCCTAATAAAATAATGTTCTCCTGCAAATAAGTTGACGTACAATAAAGCCTGATCGCCGGTTCCGTTTGGGCAACCGGTGCTGGTATAGCTGATAGCACCTTCCTGACTTTCATTATAATGTAAACCATGACAATGGTCATATACCCAGATACCTGTATTACAGGTTGCAAAACAAGTGGTAATTGCATATTGCCCGTTTTCTACGGGTTCAAATTCATACCAGGTATCAGGTTCAAGTGCAGTATAGATTACTGAAGTAACTGCCACTTCAGGAAAAGTACAAGAAATACCGGGAGGGCATCCCCCAAACTGTACATGGGCTTCATATCCGAAATTTACGCCGGTATCTATCAATTCACCGTTGTAATAAACAGAATAACTACCGGCACCTTGAGAACTGTAAAGCCCGTCTCCATAAGTATCAGTAATTTCGAATACCAGACAAGTTGTATTTGGAAGACATAAAGTTACTCCACTTGTGCTTCCGGAGGCAAGCAGGTTATCGTCCATATCGTGTAAAGTCCAATCTGTTTCAGAAGCAGCATAATAGTCGGGATCAATTACAATACTTACTTCTGATTGTCCGGCCGGACATTGTGCATAGATTGTTTGAACAGAAATTAAACAGCAAAAAAGTAAAATAAGGGATGCAACTGTAGAGAATTGCTTCATGTTTAAAGTGTTTAAAAGTAAAGTTTGAAATCAACACATAAAATTGAGAAAATTCCTACAATTTTTTTTGTTACATGGATAATAAATCCGAAAAAAAGTTCAATATTAAATTTCTAAATTATAGTTTACCGATTTCAAACAAATAACCCACATAAAAAGTGGTTCCTATTACAGGAGAACCAAACGCCTGCTGTATGTTTTGATTCAGTAAATTTGAACCTCCAATTCTGACTGTTGAATATTGTTTTTTAAAATTAAAACTTACCTGAGCATCTAATAAAAAGTATGAAGGAAGTTCTCCGTTGCCGAAAGGGCTTTCCCAATATACCTTATCAACCCATTTGCCGTTTATTCCGAACCCCAGGTTTTTCCAGACATCATTACCCTGAATCCCCAGGTTTAATTTATGAGTTGGCGTATTAAAACCGGCAATTAACGGGTCTTTTACTTCTGCGGTATCAATGGCAGCATACGTATAATTACCTAAAGCGGCAAAACCATTTCCAAAATAATAAGCCAACCCTAAAGTAGCGCCATAGCTGTTAACTCTGTCTTTAGAATTAACCGGTGTTTGCATCAGGGTATAAGCACCGGTCAGTACAGCATCAATTCCACTATCCTGACCTGCTACGGCATCTCCGTTGGGTTTGTAAAAACGGTAATCTCCTATAAAATCTTTATAGGCAGAATAATAAGCTGTTGCATCAATGTAAAAAGAATTGCTAAGAATTCCTCGGTAACCCAATTCCAATGTTCTTACCTGTTCCGGTCTGACGGCTTCCAAAGTTACGGCAGTCAACAAGGAAGGGTCAATTTCAAAGGTTTCTTCATAGTAGTCTAAAAAATCACTGACTGATTGGGCAGAGTACGCATTGTTCTGTCCGCTTAAGTTGCCTTCCAATACTATTGCGCCCAGATTCAGATAAATGTATTGATTTTGAAGGGTCGGACTTCTGAATGCTGATTGTGCTGAAACTCTGAAATTATGGTTGTTTTTAGTATAAACGGCCGATATTCGGGGCGACCATTGTAAATCGTAGTTTTGATTTTTGTCTGCACGGATAGATCCTGTTAACCGCAATTTGTTTTCAAAGTAATGTTTGGAGGCTTGGATAAATCCGCCATATTCCCACACCGCTATTTCTTTATATTTTCCGGTTTCAGCAATCAATGTGTCGCTGAATATGGTCCCAAAAGATTGAGGGTCATATCTTCTTGTAGAAACACCTGCAATGACATCGGCAAATTTCCAGTTAAAATTATATTGGCCTTCAGCGTGTGCCAGCCAGGATTTATCCTGAAATCGGGAACCTGTGTTTAAATCCGGGTCGGCTGTAATTTTATTAAATAAAGAATCAAACTGGGATGAGCCGGGTTGATACCAGGTTGCATGAGCGGCTGCAAATGCTTCTTCTCTTGCGGTGGCAATCTGACCATCATTGACACTGTTGTCAAAATCGTTGGTCAGTTCCCGAAGGGTGTTAAAATATTCTTCAAGATATGTTGGAATAAAATTGTCCGAAATACTTGCTCTTGAGATATTGATGGCAGTAAAGACCATATCATAAGAATCGCCGGCATTTTCTTGCGTAGTATAAGCTTTAACCAACCATCTGTTGCCCTGAAACTCTAATTTGTGTTGTTGAAATTTGATATTATTGATGCTATACCGGTTGCTGCCTTGGTAAACTGCAGTACCGTTTCCAAATTTATAAAGATAGGAAACCCTGATATTGTTGTTAAATTTGTAGTATAAACCCAAGCCTAATTTAAGACTTTGTGCGGTGTTGTCTGATAAATCCGTTTCAAGATAGCCCGGAGATTCTATCAATAATTTTGGAGGGTTTGCTTTGGGATTAAAATCGAGCCATCCGTTAATTGCGGTAAATGTTTCGGCTACTTCCGGATCATCAGAATATTGAAGCTGCCGGCTTATATATGCCAGATTTTGTTCTGTACTTATATCTCCATATAAATTTGCAATAGTATCATTTGCCTCCCAATCATCAATTCTGCTGAAAGCACCGGTTACTTTAATTGCAAAATTTTTGTTTTTACCAAGCGATTGAGCATATCTGAACTGTGCATCCGCATACCGGCGATTGCCTCCTTTGAGTGATATGGATAGCCCAGGATTGGTATAGGGATCACGGGAGGTCATACTAACCACTCCCTGGAAAGCATTGGCTCCATACATGGCAGAAGCTGCTCCTGAAATTAACTCGATATTTTGCAAATCAATATCCGGTGCCCCTACTAAATTGCCGACCGGAAAATTTAATCCGGGAGCTTGGTTGTCAATTCCATCAATAAACTGTACTATCCGTACCGGAGCAGTTGTATTAAACCCTCTCATATTGATCACCTTCATTCCTAAACTCGCAGTTACGATATCTACACCGGACAAATTTCCAATACCTTGGTAAAAATCGCCGGAAGGTGTGTTTTTAATTTCTTTAAGAGTCATTTTTTGTATTGAAACCGGAGAAGATAAAATCGTTTCACTTATTCTTGATCCGGTTACCACAATTTCTTTCCCGATGATTACGGATGGGGTTAACTTGATTTCTAAGGTTTGCATTTGTTCGATTGACACTTCCTGCTGATCGTATCCCACATAGCTGACCAATACGATAACAGGTAATGGTTGGTTAACAGACAAAGAAAACCGGCCTTCTTCATCTGTAATGCTTCCCGTGGCAGGATCATTTTTCAAAATAATGGTAGCACCGGGTAAGGGATTGTTGTTTGTTTGGTCAACCACTTTCCCATTTAAAGTGACAGATTGAGCATAAATCGTCTCAGTGATACAAACAAAAGACAAAAAAATAAAAAAAACCAGTCGGGAAGTTGTTCTCACTTTGCAAAATAAAGGCAGAAGCAATGACAGAATCAATGATTGAGTTGGCATAGAAAATGAAAAATGAACATTGAATAAATTAATTGCCTAAATATAGTAACTATTTTAACCTAAGATTTGAGTTCATCTATTTTTTCCTTTCTTTTGTGAATATTATCCCAATTTTAATTTAAAGCAATGAAGAAAGATATTTTTATGGCAGCCACCGGTCAACATATCGGGAAAACCACAACTACTCTTGGTATTCTACATGCTTTAAAGTTGCGTGGAATAAATGTTGGCTATTGTAAACCCGTTGGGCAGGAGTTTACCAGTTGGAAGGAAGCCTACAAAGTGGATAAAGATTCACTGCTTTTTTCCGAAGCAATGCGTTTTGAGTTAGAACCCCATATTCATAGTCCTGTCATTGTTTTGCCAGGCTATACTGAGCAATACATCAACCAACCGGAAAAAGAAATTAATACTGCAAAATTAGACTTTGCAGCTGAGGTTTTGAGAAAACGACATGAAGTAGTTTTATATGAAGGCACCGGCCATCCGGGCGTAGGGAGTGTAATTGATCTGTCAAATGCGGACGTAGCTAAAAGGTTAGATGCCGGCGTAATTATAGTTGTAAAAGGTGGAATAGGCGATACTTATGATCACATGATGCTTGCTAAAACTTTTTTTGATTCTGTTGGCGCAAAAGTACATGGGGTAATTATCAACAAAGTATTGAGAAGCAAAATGGACAAAATACGTTCAGCCCTTGAAAAGAAAATTTCACAAACAGGGTTAGAGATATTTGGATTTATACCTTTTGAAGAAGAACTGGCTTATCCTTTGGTATCTACTATTACCCGTGAACTTCAGGGTGAGGTTTTGTGTAATCCGGACAAATTGACAAATTTAGTTGAAGGTACCATTGCGGGGTCTTTGGTTGATTTGGAATCGCTTAACCCTCTAAAACAATATCTGCTCGTGGTTAGCATTCGAAGATTTAACGACGCATTATCAAAACTTCAAGGCATTTGGGCAGAACATGGAATAGCTCCAAATTTGGCAGGTGTTATACTTACAGGACAAGCCCTGGTTGCAAACGAATATCTTGACTTTATGCGTACTTATCAGATACCCACAATAAGGACTCATTATGATACTTACGAGTCTATTATTAAACTAAGCAAATTAGATGTAAAGCTCAACACAAAAGCCCCGCATAAGATTCAAAAAGCTATAGAAATTGTTGAGGAATATGTAAATATGGATCGTATTTGCGAATTAATGGGAGTTTGTTGACAGATTAGAAAGGTGTTTTTGAAAAAACAGGACATCACCTTTTTGATTTAAAAACAGGGATCTTGCTTTCTGAATAAGGGTAGTGAAAAATATTTTTATTTACTGTAGTACGGCTACACTCTTAGCAACCCCCTGAAGGCACGAGCTGCATAATAAGATTGGGCACCATTGTGGTAAACAAAAACATGACCGTAACGAAAATCGGCAAAAAGTGCCCCTCCAAGTTTTCTAATATCTTCAGGGGTTTTTATCCAGCTTGATGTTTTTGTATCAAATGTTCCGAGCTGTTGTAAATTTCGGTATTGCGCTTCCGATAATAATTCTATGCCCATAGAAGCAGCCATTTCTACAGCGTTATTTTCAGGTTTATGTTCTTTCCTTTCATCTTGAGCCTGACGATCATAGCAAACACTTCTTCTGCCGGATGGTGTTTCTTTTGAGCAATCACAAAAAATAAATTCACGGGTAGCCATGTCAAAACCAATAATATCGGGTTCTCCACCTGTTTGTTCCATTTGGTCAAGCGACCAAAGTTTTTCAAGATTTGTTGCTAATTTTTCCATCACTTCAGACCATAAGATTTCGGGATGCCGGCTCATGTTTTGTTCAAAACGCAGTTTTAATTTTTGGAATAAAGTTTCTCGTTGAGAAAGGGGTAAGTCCTTACTGAATTTAGTATTCATAAAAAGGGGTTTAAGATTTGCCTATTAGAAATTGAGTTTGTTAAATCAGGTTTTAAGGTAAAATTCAGGCTTTTTCAACTCTTATTTATAGGTTGAAAATTACTTCTGAAATCGGTTTGGCTCGTAATTAATATCTTCCAAACAGACTGAACAGCGTGAGTATTTATTGTTTAATGGTCTTTTCTGAAATCCAACCCAAGTTCTATAAATACTTTCAGATTAAACAATAAAAAAGTCCAGGATTGAGCTATATGAACGATACTATCTAAGTTTTGGATCGTTTTTATCTTTGAATGGGCAACATTTACCAAGACAGAATTGTCCCTTTCGGTCAAATGAATAGAAACGTATTCCGGCCCAAATTGAAAGGAAACACATTTTCCATGTATGAATAAGTCAAATGCTGTTTCAATTATTGTGCCGTTAGGCCAATAAAAAATCAGAGAGCCTCCTTTTTTAGGGTTGGATATTGCAGATTGAGGACACCATTTACTCAATAAATCAGCTTTGGTTATAGCTTCAAAGACGTTTTCCGGTTTGGAACGAATGATAATATGGTCAGTAATTTCAAAAAGTCTTTCCATTTTTGTTTCAGGAATTAATTATCACAGGTTACCCTAAATTGCATCATAGGGTTAAGGTAAATTTAGCTCAAAAACAGGCAATAAAGTTGTTCCTATTTTTTGAAGATTAAACCTTTGTCATTGACTACAACCGTTTTTTCTGTTCACTAACCAATATGACTTTTTCAAGTCTTGAAATTTGTGTATTGGTTTGTTTAGCACTTAAAATCCAATAGAAAATAGTTTTTTGATAGGAAGGTGCCTGAGATTTAAAAAAAGCCCAGGCATCGGGATTTTCTCTGAATTTTACTTCATATTCGGAAGGTAGTTGTACCGGTTTGTTTTCATAGCTATAACTACCTGATTTCTTTTCTGTTCTTTTTTCAAACAATGCAAGTCCCTCCGGTTGCATTAAACCGGCTTTAATCAACATTTCGACCTTTTTTATATTGACCTCGCTCCAATTGCTTGAATGTTTTCTGGGGGTAAAACGTATGCAATAGCTATCTTTGTCTATGTTCCTCCGTACACTGTCAATCCAACCAAAACACAAAGCTTCATCCACAGATTCAGACCAGGTCATACTGGGTTTTCCACTGCTAATTTTGTAATAACCAACTATCAGTTCACTTTCTATTT
This is a stretch of genomic DNA from Sphingobacteriales bacterium. It encodes these proteins:
- a CDS encoding DUF4256 domain-containing protein, whose translation is MNTKFSKDLPLSQRETLFQKLKLRFEQNMSRHPEILWSEVMEKLATNLEKLWSLDQMEQTGGEPDIIGFDMATREFIFCDCSKETPSGRRSVCYDRQAQDERKEHKPENNAVEMAASMGIELLSEAQYRNLQQLGTFDTKTSSWIKTPEDIRKLGGALFADFRYGHVFVYHNGAQSYYAARAFRGLLRV
- a CDS encoding AAA family ATPase; translated protein: MKKDIFMAATGQHIGKTTTTLGILHALKLRGINVGYCKPVGQEFTSWKEAYKVDKDSLLFSEAMRFELEPHIHSPVIVLPGYTEQYINQPEKEINTAKLDFAAEVLRKRHEVVLYEGTGHPGVGSVIDLSNADVAKRLDAGVIIVVKGGIGDTYDHMMLAKTFFDSVGAKVHGVIINKVLRSKMDKIRSALEKKISQTGLEIFGFIPFEEELAYPLVSTITRELQGEVLCNPDKLTNLVEGTIAGSLVDLESLNPLKQYLLVVSIRRFNDALSKLQGIWAEHGIAPNLAGVILTGQALVANEYLDFMRTYQIPTIRTHYDTYESIIKLSKLDVKLNTKAPHKIQKAIEIVEEYVNMDRICELMGVC
- a CDS encoding SRPBCC domain-containing protein: MERLFEITDHIIIRSKPENVFEAITKADLLSKWCPQSAISNPKKGGSLIFYWPNGTIIETAFDLFIHGKCVSFQFGPEYVSIHLTERDNSVLVNVAHSKIKTIQNLDSIVHIAQSWTFLLFNLKVFIELGLDFRKDH
- a CDS encoding class I SAM-dependent methyltransferase — protein: MSGGNITTTSKAQHQYIKSYYKLHAHLYDLTRWVFLFGRTQILELLPFNSKQEIDILEVGCGTGYNLKRLARMYDKANLTGIDISSDMLAKSAIKLAGVSNKTMLLEQPYGKLKPLNRKFDIILFSYSLSMINPQWLEVLEQASEDLKPNGVIAVVDFHLSTFPLFWRWMQAHNVLIGGHLLNRLNLQFSPLVSQIHKAYWGVWEYFIFIGKNKPLD
- a CDS encoding TonB-dependent receptor; this translates as MVDQTNNNPLPGATIILKNDPATGSITDEEGRFSLSVNQPLPVIVLVSYVGYDQQEVSIEQMQTLEIKLTPSVIIGKEIVVTGSRISETILSSPVSIQKMTLKEIKNTPSGDFYQGIGNLSGVDIVTASLGMKVINMRGFNTTAPVRIVQFIDGIDNQAPGLNFPVGNLVGAPDIDLQNIELISGAASAMYGANAFQGVVSMTSRDPYTNPGLSISLKGGNRRYADAQFRYAQSLGKNKNFAIKVTGAFSRIDDWEANDTIANLYGDISTEQNLAYISRQLQYSDDPEVAETFTAINGWLDFNPKANPPKLLIESPGYLETDLSDNTAQSLKLGLGLYYKFNNNIRVSYLYKFGNGTAVYQGSNRYSINNIKFQQHKLEFQGNRWLVKAYTTQENAGDSYDMVFTAINISRASISDNFIPTYLEEYFNTLRELTNDFDNSVNDGQIATAREEAFAAAHATWYQPGSSQFDSLFNKITADPDLNTGSRFQDKSWLAHAEGQYNFNWKFADVIAGVSTRRYDPQSFGTIFSDTLIAETGKYKEIAVWEYGGFIQASKHYFENKLRLTGSIRADKNQNYDLQWSPRISAVYTKNNHNFRVSAQSAFRSPTLQNQYIYLNLGAIVLEGNLSGQNNAYSAQSVSDFLDYYEETFEIDPSLLTAVTLEAVRPEQVRTLELGYRGILSNSFYIDATAYYSAYKDFIGDYRFYKPNGDAVAGQDSGIDAVLTGAYTLMQTPVNSKDRVNSYGATLGLAYYFGNGFAALGNYTYAAIDTAEVKDPLIAGFNTPTHKLNLGIQGNDVWKNLGFGINGKWVDKVYWESPFGNGELPSYFLLDAQVSFNFKKQYSTVRIGGSNLLNQNIQQAFGSPVIGTTFYVGYLFEIGKL
- a CDS encoding YdeI/OmpD-associated family protein codes for the protein MTVKFFSNRFEFREWLREHHKIESELIVGYYKISSGKPSMTWSESVDEALCFGWIDSVRRNIDKDSYCIRFTPRKHSSNWSEVNIKKVEMLIKAGLMQPEGLALFEKRTEKKSGSYSYENKPVQLPSEYEVKFRENPDAWAFFKSQAPSYQKTIFYWILSAKQTNTQISRLEKVILVSEQKKRL